A region from the Dermacentor andersoni chromosome 11, qqDerAnde1_hic_scaffold, whole genome shotgun sequence genome encodes:
- the LOC129384150 gene encoding uncharacterized protein, whose translation MDEGCTQHKDYFLVSRDNLLTLLNTCRTCFSTSCTVSLSCSGTRITAKTECPRGHEHMWASQPLVGMKPKGNVDLSAAILFSGSSVAGTLRMMRLMGVQVISDQTFFSYQKAYLFPAVTAVWDEHQKGLLAAAGDSSLELCGDGRCDSPGHSAKFLTYSFLCPGTGKIIHTEQIQVKESAQIQASSQMEKEGLIRGLQFLCDQGISIRSLTTDRHTAIKKYMRLHCPATKHQFDVWHVAKGIRRKLTAASRKARCRELLSWIQPTVNHLYWCACACGGNGDLLVATWTSLLNHIADIHDGHGNLYPRCLRGPSSRVSWLKIGKYKEQYIYVLSFPTLDSAAHKQVRAIVMAPVLLKDIRQLSPDTQTYSLESFHSVLNGYAPKSTAYTYEGMKARTLIAALHFNENANKEQATTKDGTQQWHSKTSKARHSMMTVCPLKMAATFDYVQDLQNKVTELCIEHPSFPEALAQAPEKIAPAFVPQNEPRPSKTELIAAHKARFLKF comes from the exons ATGGATGAGGGGTGTACGCAACACAAAGACTACTTTCTTGTCTCTCGTGACAACCTGCTGACACTCCTGAACACGTGCCGCACTTGCTTCTCTACGTCCTGCACAGTGAGCCTATCCTGTTCTGGGACACGCATCACTGCTAAGACTGAATGCCCAAGGGGACATGAGCACATGTGGGCGAGCCAGCCACTAGTAGGAATGAAGCCCAAAGGCAATGTCGACTTGTCGGCTGCAATACTCTTCTCCGGTTCAAGTGTTGCTGGAACACTCAGAATGATGAGGTTGATGGGTGTTCAAGTCATCAGTGATCAAACATTCTTCAGTTACCAGAAAGCATATCTTTTTCCAGCTGTCACTGCA GTCTGGGATGAGCACCAGAAAGGACTTCTGGCAGCAGCTGGTGACAGCAGCTTGGAGCTCTGCGGGGACGGGCGCTGTGACTCACCAGGCCACAGTGCCAAGTTCTTAACATACTCGTTCTTGTGTCCTGGCACGGGAAAGATAATACACACTGAGCAAATTCAAGTCAAAGAA AGTGCCCAAATTCAGGCGAGCTCACAAATGGAGAAAGAGGGCCTCATCAGAGGTCTTCAATTTCTCTGTGACCAGGGCATCTCCATAAGGTCCCTGACAACAGACCGCCATACAGCAATAAAGAAATACATGAGGCTGCATTGCCCGGCCACCAAACACCAATTTGACGTCTGGCACGTTGCAAAAG GCATCAGAAGAAAATTGACAGCTGCTTCACGGAAGGCCAGATGCAGGGAGCTGTTGAGCTGGATACAACCCACTGTGAACCATCTCTACTGGTGCGCATGTGCTTGCGGAGGAAATGGAGATTTACTAGTGGCGACATGGACAAGCCTCCTAAACCACATAGCTGACATTCATGATGGTCATGGCAACCTCTATCCCCGCTGCCTCCGTGGACCATCCAGCAGAGTGTCATGGCTCAAAATTGGTAAATACAA GGAACAATACATATATGTCCTATCTTTTCCCACATTAGACTCTGCAGCGCACAAACAAGTCAGAGCCATTGTCATGGCCCCAGTGCTTCTCAAAGACATCCGACAGCTCTCGCCAGACACGCAGACATACAGCCTGGAATCTTTCCATAGTGTCCTGAACGGCTATGCTCCTAAGTCTACCGCATACACATATGAGGGAATGAAGGCTCG AACACTGATTGCTGCCCTCCATTTCAATGAAAATGCCAACAAAGAGCAAGCAACAACAAAGGATGGAACACAGCAATGGCACAGCAAGACATCCAAGGCCAGACATAGCATGATGACTGTGTGTCCACTCAAGATGGCTGCTACATTTG ATTATGTGCAAGATCTACAAAACAAGGTGACCGAGCTTTGCATCGAGCACCCGTCATTTCCAGAAGCACTAGCCCAGGCACCAGAAAAAATTGCACCAGCATTTGTGCCACAGAACGAACCTAGGCCCTCCAAAACTGAGCTCATAGCGGCACACAAGGCACGGTTTTTGAAGTTTTGA